A window of Torulaspora globosa chromosome 8, complete sequence contains these coding sequences:
- the NDI1 gene encoding NADH-ubiquinone reductase (H(+)-translocating) NDI1 (ancestral locus Anc_8.854) has protein sequence MLSHLSKNKKVLLAGSRLARMASTGAVSSGAAAPAGSSHPQTTSVEKAGTGPASFKTAKVIETNHDDKPNVVILGSGWGAISFLKHIDTKKYNVSIVSPRNYFLFTPLLPSTPVGTVDEKSIIEPVVNFALKKKGNVTYYEAEATSINPDRNTVTIKTISTVQQLTKQEQFLGISQEDAAEIKYNYLITAVGAEPNTFGVPGVEEYGHFLKEIPHSLQIREKFAKNLEKANLLPKGSPERKRLLSIVVVGGGPTGVEAAGELQDYVHQDLRKFLPSLAEEVQIHLVEALPIVLNMFEKKLSSYAQKVLTDSTMKLHLRTAVGKVEKDHLIAKTKHEDGSVTEQTIPYGTLIWATGNKARPIVTDLFKKIPEQNSCTRALAVNQFLQVKGSNNIFAVGDNAFAGLPPTAQVAHQQAEYLARSFDKMAQLPGFHEKLAQRKEKADVLFEENGFKSFNYIHYGALAYLGAEKAIANISYGKRSLYTGGGLITFYIWRVLYLSMILSARSRFKVITDWMKLAFFKRDFFKDL, from the coding sequence ATGTTGTCACATCtctccaagaacaagaaagTACTACTGGCCGGCTCGCGGCTGGCAAGAATGGCGTCGACTGGCGCCGTCAGCAGTGGAGCTGCGGCTCCGGCGGGCAGCTCTCATCCACAGACTACGTCTGTGGAGAAAGCTGGCACCGGGCCTGCATCTTTCAAGACGGCCAAGGTTATCGAGACCAATCACGACGACAAGCCCAACGTGGTGATTCTGGGGTCTGGCTGGGGTGCCATCTCTTTTCTGAAACACATCGACACCAAGAAATACAACGTCTCGATCGTTTCGCCAAGAAACTATTTCCTTTTCACGCCTCTACTGCCCTCCACGCCTGTCGGAACCGTGGACGAAAAATCGATCATCGAGCCCGTGGTTAACTTTGCactcaagaagaagggcaaCGTCACGTACTATGAGGCGGAGGCTACTTCTATCAACCCTGACAGGAACACGGTCACGATCAAGACGATCTCGACCGTGCAACAGCTGACCAAGCAGGAGCAGTTCTTGGGCATCTCGCAGGAGGACGCAGCGGAGATTAAGTACAACTATCTGATCACGGCGGTCGGAGCCGAGCCCAATACGTTTGGCGTGCCGGGTGTCGAGGAATACGGTCACTTTCTCAAGGAAATCCCCCACTCGTTGCAGATCAGGGAAAAATTCGCCAAGAACCTGGAGAAGGCCAACCTGCTGCCAAAGGGCAGCCCGGAGAGAAAGAGACTGCTGTCGATAGTGGTTGTTGGTGGTGGCCCGACCGGTGTGGAGGCCGCCGGTGAGCTGCAGGACTACGTTCACCAGGATTTGAGAAAGTTCTTGCCCTCGTTGGCCGAGGAAGTGCAGATCCACCTCGTAGAGGCCTTACCGATCGTCTTGAACATGTTCGAGAAAAAATTGTCCTCGTATGCCCAGAAGGTGTTGACCGACTCTACAATGAAACTACACTTGAGAACGGCTGTCGGAAAGGTCGAGAAGGATCATTTGATCGCCAAGACCAAGCATGAAGACGGATCCGTCACTGAGCAGACCATCCCATACGGTACCTTGATCTGGGCTACCGGTAACAAGGCTAGGCCTATCGTCACCGAcctgttcaagaaaatcCCAGAACAAAACAGTTGCACAAGAGCTCTCGCGGTTAACCAATTTTTGCAGGTCAAAGGTTCCAACAACATTTTCGCCGTCGGTGACAACGCATTTGCTGGTTTGCCTCCAACCGCACAGGTGGCTCACCAACAGGCTGAGTACTTGGCAAGGTCGTTCGATAAGATGGCTCAGCTACCTGGCTTCCATGAGAAGCTTGCCCAGAGAAAGGAAAAGGCAGATGTGCTTTTCGAGGAGAATGGATTCAAGAGCTTTAACTACATCCACTACGGTGCATTGGCCTACTTGGGTGCTGAAAAGGCAATCGCCAATATTTCATACGGTAAGCGGTCCTTGTACACCGGGGGAGGTCTGATTACCTTCTACATCTGGAGAGTGCTATACTTGTCTATGATCCTATCAGCAAGATCGAGATTTAAGGTCATCACTGACTGGATGAAACTGGCCTTTTTCAAGAGagattttttcaaagatttgtAA
- the PTH1 gene encoding aminoacyl-tRNA hydrolase (ancestral locus Anc_8.856), with the protein MKAMSFVALSRPFRAFAVCYKLSRRYLTTCITGIGNPEPKYSNTRHNAGLVLLDLLKNHLAGRERTYKPCSNAAAKYLPISSGLILIRADGNFINLSGKTVLPLWRKLPQDKTVHIVAHDELSLPLGKVQLRKPGTSLRGHNGLKSIYDQLGNGNFYRLAVGIGRPTERDPAIVSEYVLTKFTPAELDVLASESLNKALERLKGYI; encoded by the coding sequence atgaaagcgatgagctttgTAGCTCTTTCAAGGCCATTCAGAGCGTTCGCCGTCTGTTATAAGCTCAGTAGAAGGTATTTGACCACTTGCATCACAGGAATTGGGAATCCTGAGCCGAAGTATTCGAATACCAGACATAACGCTGGTttggtgctgctggattTGCTTAAAAACCATCTTGCAGGGAGAGAAAGGACATATAAACCGTGCAGTAATGCGGCTGCAAAATATTTGCCCATTAGCTCAGGTCTTATTCTAATAAGAGCGGACGGCAACTTTATTAATCTGAGTGGTAAAACTGTGCTGCCGTTATGGAGAAAGCTGCCTCAGGACAAGACTGTTCACATTGTTGCCCACGATGAGTTGAGTCTCCCGCTTGGCAAGGTGCAGCTCAGGAAGCCCGGCACGAGCTTGCGAGGCCACAATGGATTGAAGAGTATCTATGATCAGCTCGGGAATGGTAATTTTTACAGATTGGCGGTAGGAATTGGCAGGCCGACCGAAAGGGATCCTGCGATAGTCTCAGAATACGTCTTGACGAAGTTTACTCCAGCAGAATTGGATGTTCTAGCGTCGGAGAGTCTCAATAAGGCTCTCGAACGACTGAAAGGGTACATATGA
- the MRPL33 gene encoding mitochondrial 54S ribosomal protein uL30m (ancestral locus Anc_8.851): MVFYKITLSRSLIGVPHTTRSIVKSLGLGKTGSVVYQRVTPSCAGALAKVKELVKVEVTEQKLSKQAQRELRKSNPGFTVEKRPTA; the protein is encoded by the coding sequence ATGGTATTCTATAAAATAACGCTTTCAAGGTCTTTGATTGGCGTTCCTCATACTACTAGAAGCATCGTGAAAAGTTTGGGTCTTGGCAAGACTGGTTCGGTGGTATACCAAAGAGTGACACCTTCATGCGCTGGTGCGCTGGCTAAAGTCAAGGAGCTGGTCAAGGTCGAGGTCACTGAGCAAAAGTTATCCAAGCAGGCGCAGAGAGAATTGAGAAAATCGAATCCGGGGTTCACCGTGGAGAAGAGGCCGACTGCTTAA
- the DSS1 gene encoding exoribonuclease II (ancestral locus Anc_8.853): MVPGRWLARALHGSGARLRSAARRPAARYGTRDELEVPPLPSTSSVPDAQAISEQFLARTGDLEPGMEVKELPQIRREFGSRYEARYSKPSRAWLQRCWRGRDEHPEGSAAAARLTPGALMRRPLAVGDLVLLRAHAAELCMCVDVPVSTRDPRYTFATVDGSLRFGSRSAVLLRIPRELPAELSRPATLLVREAKHGFEPVGTIKNRADETLLLPVAARRLVTSGAAEQISQSAWAQLPIALKKLELLHRRLQDAAGPQALPFFNLVLMVQSLELSRAVGSADGDRYVERVIAESVATSRSEMDASCLLACYWGLEAQQKSHLWGDITMSRALLSPVAVTVLPFESQHLFYARLKEELKADGHVKINEFARLANGGRYRELADSFPQIIQLFKDYAAGNLQSNETAVSLIANIFRKIREFAEGDITRDRCEQLLSRTLVEDVVENPIHCNFALALPGSSPRSQVNETVYELAKPVEQKEAAVERFDFGDLPVYCIDAEDAHEIDDGVSIEDAGKGRFTLHVHIADPTALFPESGLNEESGIRDEILKMAFERAFTTYLPDIVVPMLPRAYCEAGDLGKQGRKTKCVTFSVDVKVSGERIEVLYETYKIRLGLISNFPKVTYEVVDQYLEDAGKGKAVTPLVRDLQKMHRISGLLRKSRIFNDDAVVFGSGFNQGLVALSPVDREISFFDQKETASTLLVSELMILANTLAGRYFAENNIPGVFRCYQTLSMRDQAEREYENMKRKVKKGILPTTKDINMLSSLLNSSFYSEYPAAHSMIGAKQYLTVTSPLRRFPDIINHLQIQKVLRGLPLCFTQKEVSRLLWHIQYRDAVLKSAASHQASYWTLKYIKKLIQDSPDMKFSVNITSVSQFNMVQCALSDFPSARGTLKLKPGATTVPAIGDTVKNCKVGKIDCLDGLLELEL, from the coding sequence ATGGTGCCTGGTAGATGGCTGGCGAGGGCGCTGCATGGCTCCGGGGCGCGGCTGCGGTCCGCTGCACGGAGACCCGCCGCAAGATACGGGACGCGAGACGAGCTGGAGGTGCCGCCGCTGCCGAGCACGAGCAGCGTGCCGGACGCGCAGGCGATCAGCGAGCAGTTCCTGGCCCGCACGGGGGACCTGGAGCCCGGCATGGAGGTGAAGGAGCTGCCGCAGATCCGGCGCGAGTTCGGCTCGCGGTACGAAGCCAGATACAGCAAGCCGTCGCGGGCGTGGCTGCAGCGGTGCTGGCGGGGCCGCGACGAGCACCCCGAGGGCTCGGCGGCAGCCGCCCGGCTGACGCCGGGCGCGCTGATGCGCAGGCCGCTAGCGGTCGGGGACCTGGTGCTGCTCAGGGCGCATGCCGCCGAGCTGTGCATGTGCGTCGATGTGCCCGTGAGCACGCGGGACCCGCGCTACACGTTTGCCACCGTAGACGGGTCGCTGCGGTTCGGCTCCCGGAGCGCTGTGCTGCTGCGCATACCGCGCGAACTACCCGCGGAGCTCTCGCGGCCCGCTACGCTGCTGGTGCGGGAGGCGAAACACGGGTTCGAGCCCGTGGGTACGATCAAGAACCGTGCGGACGAGacgctgctgctgccggtGGCGGCTCGGCGGCTCGTAACGAGCGGAGCCGCGGAGCAGATCTCGCAGAGTGCGTGGGCGCAGCTGCCGATcgctctgaagaagctggagctgCTGCACCGAAGGCTGCAGGACGCGGCGGGGCCGCAGGCGCTgcccttcttcaatcttgTGCTGATGGTGCAGTCGCTCGAGCTGTCGCGGGCCGTCGGCAGCGCCGACGGAGACCGGTACGTGGAACGAGTGATCGCCGAGAGCGTGGCTACGTCGCGCTCGGAGATGGACGCCTCCTGCCTGCTGGCCTGCTACTGGGGGCTGGAGGCGCAGCAGAAGAGCCATCTGTGGGGAGACATTACGATGAGCAGGGCGCTGCTGTCGCCGGTAGCGGTGACGGTGCTGCCTTTCGAGTCGCAACATCTGTTCTATGCTAGGctgaaagaagagctgaagGCCGATGGTCATGTGAAAATCAACGAGTTTGCCAGATTGGCTAACGGAGGCCGGTACCGAGAGCTGGCGGATTCGTTCCCGCAGATCATTCAGCTGTTCAAGGACTACGCGGCTGGCAACTTGCAAAGTAACGAGACCGCCGTCTCGCTGATCGCTAACATCTTCAGAAAGATTCGCGAGTTTGCGGAGGGCGACATCACGCGAGACAGGTGCGAGCAACTGCTCTCTCGGACTTTGGTGGAGGACGTAGTGGAAAACCCGATCCACTGTAATTTTGCGCTCGCGCTGCCCGGGAGCTCGCCAAGAAGCCAGGTGAACGAGACTGTGTATGAGCTCGCGAAGCCGGTGGAGCAGAAGGAGGCGGCCGTGGAAAGGTTCGACTTTGGGGATTTGCCGGTGTACTGTATCGACGCCGAGGATGCCCACGAGATTGACGACGGTGTCTCGATCGAGGACGCCGGGAAGGGGAGGTTCACGCTGCACGTCCACATCGCCGATCCAACCGCGCTTTTCCCCGAGAGTGGTCTGAACGAAGAAAGTGGCATCAGAGACGAGATTCTGAAAATGGCTTTTGAAAGGGCTTTCACGACTTATCTGCCCGACATAGTCGTGCCGATGCTTCCGAGGGCTTACTGCGAAGCGGGCGATCTTGGTAAGCAGGGCCGCAAGACAAAGTGTGTCACATTTTCGGTTGATGTGAAGGTTTCTGGCGAGAGAATAGAGGTGCTTTATGAGACGTACAAGATCCGCCTGGGGCTAATTTCCAATTTCCCCAAGGTTACCTATGAGGTGGTCGACCAATACCTAGAGGACGCTGGGAAAGGCAAAGCGGTGACGCCTCTTGTCCGCGACCTTCAAAAAATGCACCGGATCTCTGGCCTGTTGAGAAAATCAAGGATATTCAACGATGACGCCGTCGTCTTTGGCAGCGGATTCAACCAGGGACTGGTGGCGCTCTCACCAGTCGACCGAGAGATCTCGTTCTTTGACCAGAAGGAGACCGCGTCGACTTTGCTCGTCTCCGAACTGATGATCCTGGCGAACACGCTAGCGGGGCGGTATTTCGCAGAAAACAACATACCGGGCGTCTTCCGGTGCTACCAGACCCTCTCAATGCGTGACCAAGCAGAAAGGGAATATGAGAAcatgaagaggaaagttAAGAAGGGCATTCTTCCGACCACCAAGGACATAAACATGCTTTCTTCGCTGCTAAACTCTAGTTTCTACAGCGAATATCCGGCTGCTCACAGCATGATCGGCGCAAAACAGTATTTAACTGTCACGTCACCGCTGCGGAGGTTCCcagacatcatcaatcatctGCAAATCCAGAAAGTTTTGCGCGGTCTGCCGCTTTGTTTCACGCAAAAAGAGGTCAGTAGGCTGCTGTGGCATATACAATACAGAGACGCAGTACTAAAAAGTGCTGCCTCGCATCAGGCCTCGTACTGGACACTCAAAtacatcaagaagctcatccaGGACAGCCCAGACATGAAGTTCAGCGTTAACATAACATCAGTGTCGCAGTTCAACATGGTACAATGTGCCCTTTCTGATTTTCCATCCGCTCGCGGAACGCTGAAGCTGAAGCCAGGCGCTACAACCGTCCCCGCGATAGGAGACACGGTAAAAAACTGTAAGGTAGGCAAGATTGACTGTCTCGATGGACTGCTGGAACTAGAACTCTAA
- the ERG9 gene encoding bifunctional farnesyl-diphosphate farnesyltransferase/squalene synthase (ancestral locus Anc_8.857) produces MGKVTQLLAHPVELKAALTLKFIRQPLYAADDTKATPELRRCYELLGRTSRSFAAVIMELHPELRNVVMLFYLVLRALDTVEDDMTLEPSVKVKLLREFDSKLDTKDWSFDGNGPNEKDRVVLVEFPCILHEYHQLKPAYQRIIKEITKKMGNGMADYIQDEQFNLNGVQTVKDYDLYCHYVAGLVGDGLTQMIVYANFGTSDLYSENEQLYESMGLFLQKTNIIRDYAEDLEDGRSFWPKEIWSQYADKLVDFSKPQHTQKGVQCINALVLNALGHVIDVLIYLSSLHEQSAFQFCAIPQVMAIATLALVCNNPDVLHTNVKIRKGTTCYLILKSRTLRGCVEIFQYYLRDIKSRIPVEDPNYLKINIQVAKIEQFIEEMYQNQLPPGVKPRETAAYLKTLQRSKCDKLVLATEREEQLKFNMFYSAVCALGLALLFFYYK; encoded by the coding sequence ATGGGCAAGGTTACTCAATTGCTGGCCCACCCAGTGGAATTGAAGGCTGCACTGACGTTGAAGTTTATCAGACAGCCATTGTATGCTGCAGATGACACGAAAGCTACGCCAGAGCTGAGAAGATGCTATGAGCTTTTGGGAAGGACTTCGCGTTCCTTTGCTGCCGTCATCATGGAGTTGCATCCTGAACTCCGCAATGTCGTGATGTTATTCTACCTAGTCCTGCGTGCTCTAGACACAGTCGAAGATGATATGACGCTCGAGCCCTCGGTGAAGGTCAAGCTGTTGCGCGAATTCGACTCCAAATTGGACACCAAGGATTGGTCATTTGATGGCAATGGGCCCAACGAAAAAGACCGTGTCGTGCTTGTCGAGTTCCCATGCATCCTGCATGAATACCACCAGCTGAAGCCCGCATACCAGAGGATAATCAAGGAGATCACCAAAAAGATGGGGAACGGTATGGCCGACTACATTCAGGATGAACAGTTCAACCTGAACGGCGTACAGACCGTCAAAGACTACGATCTCTACTGTCACTACGTCGCCGGGCTGGTGGGCGACGGCCTGACTCAAATGATTGTTTACGCCAACTTCGGAACAAGCGACCTATACAGCGAGAACGAGCAACTCTACGAAAGCATGGGTCTGTTCTTGCAAAAGACCAACATTATCAGGGATTACGCCGAGGACCTGGAGGACGGACGCTCGTTCTGGCCCAAGGAGATCTGGAGCCAGTACGCGGACAAACTGGTCGACTTCAGCAAGCCACAGCACACGCAAAAGGGCGTGCAATGCATCAACGCACTCGTGTTGAACGCCCTCGGCCACGTGATCGACGTCTTGATCTACCTAAGTTCGCTTCACGAGCAGTCTGCCTTCCAGTTCTGCGCGATCCCGCAGGTGATGGCCATCGCGACGCTGGCTCTCGTCTGCAACAACCCAGACGTCCTCCACACCAATGTCAAGATCAGAAAGGGAACAACCTGCTACTTGATCCTAAAGTCAAGAACCCTGCGCGGATGCGTCGAAATCTTCCAGTACTACCTGCGCGACATCAAGAGCCGCATTCCCGTGGAAGACCCCAACTAcctcaagatcaacatCCAGGTCGCCAAGATCGAACAGTTCATCGAGGAAATGTACCAAAACCAACTACCTCCAGGCGTCAAACCACGTGAGACCGCCGCCTACCTAAAGACGCTACAGAGATCTAAATGTGATAAACTAGTGCTAGCCACGgaaagagaagaacaatTGAAGTTCAACATGTTCTACTCCGCGGTATGTGCCCTGGGACTCGCACTACTTTTTTTCTACTATAAGTAA
- the GTR1 gene encoding Rag GTPase GTR1 (ancestral locus Anc_8.855): protein MATNNRKKLLLMGRSGSGKSSMRSIIFSNYSAFDTRRLGATIDVEHSHRRFLGNMTLNLWDCGGQDVFMENYFTKQKDHIFQMVQVLIHVFDVESQEVMKDIEIFTRALKQLKHYSPDAKIFVLLHKMDLVQLDKREELFQLMMRKLQETSAEYGFPNLVGFPTSIWDESLYKAWSQIVCSLIPNMATYQANLKELKSVMDACEIILFERSTFLVICSSNAANGERLDPKRFEKISNIMKNFKQSCTKLKSGFRTLVINENIYVSELSSNMVCFIVLNTSDDCQQMVLENIKKAKQFFQ from the coding sequence ATGGCTACAAATAACAGGAAAAAACTATTGTTGATGGGGCGTTCTGGCTCCGGGAAGTCATCAATGAGGTCCATCATCTTTAGTAACTACTCAGCTTTCGATACACGTCGCCTCGGGGCTACTATAGATGTTGAGCACTCGCACCGACGGTTTTTAGGCAATATGACCCTTAATCTATGGGATTGTGGTGGTCAGGATGTCTTCATGGAGAACTACTTTACTAAGCAAAAGGATCACATCTTCCAAATGGTGCAAGTGCTTATCCATGTCTTCGACGTAGAGTCTCAGGAAGTCATGAAAGATATCGAAATCTTTACCCgagctttgaagcaattAAAGCATTATTCTCCGGATGCCAAGATATTTGTCCTGTTGCACAAGATGGATCTGGTGCAGTTAGACAAAAGAGAAGAGCTATTCCagctgatgatgagaaaaTTACAAGAGACGTCAGCAGAATACGGGTTCCCTAATCTGGTGGGATTCCCTACATCAATATGGGACGAAAGTTTGTACAAGGCATGGTCTCAGATAGTGTGCTCGTTAATTCCCAATATGGCGACGTATCAAGCAAATCTGAAGGAATTAAAATCTGTAATGGATGCGTGTGAAATCATTTTGTTCGAGCGAAGTACATTCCTTGTCATCTGTTCGAGTAATGCCGCTAACGGCGAAAGGCTGGATCCCAAAAGGTTCGAAAAGATATCGAATataatgaaaaatttcaagcagAGTTGCACCAAGTTAAAGAGTGGTTTCAGAACACTGGTAATAAATGAAAACATATACGTGAGTGAGCTTTCATCCAACATGGTGTGCTTCATTGTGCTAAATACTTCCGATGATTGCCAGCAAATGGTCTTGGAGAATATTAAAAAGGCGAAACAATTTTTCCAGTGA
- a CDS encoding uncharacterized protein (ancestral locus Anc_8.852) encodes MPYRGAEEPRHSFKSKISSPTKRTLNNKNYLAEDATPVLDYTGCLGQDLTDNLRISPGSKSPYAKAGEPMLQPEPPYFIQNYRMAYTPGHRASQQPPRTVQTSNRTSPGKSAKAANAKAKNVRCKEKQDASMVPFLNKAQKQRAIANRYFSPPVDLQKRKRAEGKLRPLIDVAYSSGQNSTNYRNYKLFSPVMLGDKRYHVVSKEIENIYRREYCKAQPLYRFGDKDISYNSLQEMTAGLTEYLRDIKTPAAAGGGRTLATGSSWNESFELSFDGKAIDRSDIFRIVDSFSVALSDDDPEEESNRDGLPSTNVLPAEMSSPAF; translated from the coding sequence ATGCCGTATCGCGGCGCTGAGGAGCCGAGACACAGCTTTAAGTCAAAGATCTCATCACCTACTAAGAGGACCCTGAATAACAAAAATTATTTGGCTGAAGATGCCACTCCAGTCCTTGACTATACAGGTTGTCTTGGGCAGGACCTGACAGACAATCTGAGAATTTCGCCTGGCTCCAAATCGCCATACGCGAAGGCTGGTGAGCCGATGCTGCAACCAGAGCCCCCATATTTCATTCAAAACTATAGGATGGCGTATACACCGGGGCATCGAGCTTCCCAACAGCCGCCGCGTACTGTTCAAACTTCGAATCGTACCTCCCCAGGGAAGAGTGCGAAGGCCGCTAATGCAAAGGCAAAAAATGTTAGATGCAAGGAAAAGCAGGACGCTTCGATGGTTCCATTTCTGAATAAGGCCCAAAAGCAAAGGGCCATCGCTAACCGATATTTCTCTCCACCAGTTGATctgcagaagagaaagagagcaGAGGGCAAGTTGAGACCACTTATTGATGTGGCATACAGTAGCGGTCAAAATTCCACCAATTATAGAAACTACAAACTCTTTAGCCCTGTTATGCTAGGTGACAAGCGCTATCATGTGGTTTCGAAGGAAATCGAGAATATTTATAGAAGGGAATACTGCAAAGCACAACCTCTATACCGGTTCGGCGACAAGGATATCTCTTACAACTCTTTACAAGAGATGACAGCAGGCCTGACAGAGTACCTACGAGATATAAAAACACCAGCCGCAGCAGGAGGCGGTAGAACACTAGCAACAGGTTCATCGTGGAACGAAAGTTTTGAATTGAGCTTCGACGGGAAAGCAATTGACCGTAGCGATATATTCCGAATAGTCGATTCCTTTAGCGTTGCTCTCTCGGATGACGATCCGGAGGAAGAGTCCAATCGTGACGGCCTACCTTCCACCAACGTACTGCCGGCTGAGATGTCGAGCCCTGCATTTTGA
- a CDS encoding CCR4/nocturin family protein (ancestral locus Anc_8.850) codes for MTDTASDRQCGVSLELGNAVLDQKSENDEVAKKQGKKDKGKRRNRKEEMSPEHVAKVRAEREAARKAKREALIAKGMDPDYPPELQFIRRPMLTLHDGEPTKGFTFRLMTYNCLAQALIRRKLFPDSGDALKWFRRSKVLRHEFEVYRPDVLCLQEIDYIQYQQFWKEELGKLGYDTQFYKQPTKNHGVSIAWQRDLFQMTDRMLIDFDNERSGNIKRRTLTHNSGLILSLRFTDKVKQKYPHNTKCGILIGTSHLFWHPFGTYERTRQCYVVLNKVKEFMKRVNVLQNGNDGNLTQWVPLFCGDFNSQPFDTPYLSMTSKPVEYKGRARTVIECSTSYTFSKLRNGEEEADDEEGGNIEKFGKDQPQTPVPETFTANAEQSRLVHEMQSLHNSLDMRAISLYSVAYNKVHPDNAGLDNKRGEPEMSNWANTWRGLLDYLFLITQWDSDDRRSVDPLDVFEKENSIKIRGLLRMPPSSEMPHHGQPHEGEYASDHLSMMCELEISP; via the coding sequence ATGACCGACACGGCATCCGACCGGCAGTGTGGGGTTTCTTTGGAGCTGGGGAACGCCGTTTTAGACCAAAAGAGCGAGAATGATGAGGtggcgaagaagcaggGCAAGAAAGACAAAGGCAAACGCAGGAATcgcaaagaagagatgtCTCCTGAGCATGTAGCAAAGGTcagagcagaaagagaagcagctcGCAAAGCTAAGAGAGAGGCATTGATCGCGAAGGGTATGGATCCCGATTATCCCCCAGAACTGCAATTTATTAGGAGACCCATGCTTACCTTGCACGACGGGGAACCTACAAAGGGTTTTACGTTCAGGCTAATGACTTACAATTGCCTGGCACAGGCTCTGATCAGAAGGAAATTGTTTCCGGACAGCGGCGATGCTTTAAAATGGTTCCGCCGCTCTAAGGTGCTTCGGCACGAGTTTGAAGTGTACCGTCCAGACGTGCTATGTCTCCAGGAAATCGACTACATACAGTACCAACAGTTCTGGAAGGAGGAATTGGGCAAGTTGGGGTATGATACACAGTTCTACAAGCAGCCGACGAAAAACCACGGTGTTTCTATTGCATGGCAGCGCGACCTCTTTCAAATGACCGATCGGATGCTGATTGATTTTGACAATGAAAGGTCTGGCAACATAAAGCGAAGAACCCTAACGCATAATAGTGGATTAATCCTTTCTTTGAGATTTACTGACAAGGTTAAGCAGAAGTATCCGCATAACACAAAGTGCGGCATCTTGATCGGGACGAGCCACTTGTTTTGGCATCCTTTCGGAACATATGAAAGAACACGCCAATGTTACGTGGTGTTGAATAAAGTGAAGGAGTTCATGAAGAGGGTGAATGTCCTGCAGAATGGCAACGACGGCAATCTGACGCAGTGGGTTCCTCTTTTCTGTGGGGATTTCAATTCCCAGCCCTTTGATACGCCATATCTATCGATGACATCCAAACCCGTGGAATATAAAGGCAGGGCAAGGACAGTAATAGAATGCAGTACATCTTATACATTCTCAAAGCTGAGAAACGGggaggaagaagctgatgatgaagaaggtggtAACATTGAGAAGTTCGGCAAAGATCAGCCACAAACACCCGTACCTGAGACATTTACTGCGAACGCTGAGCAATCGCGTCTTGTTCATGAAATGCAATCCCTACATAATTCCCTCGATATGAGGGCGATTTCCCTATATTCGGTTGCCTACAATAAAGTCCATCCTGACAATGCAGGCTTAGACAACAAGCGCGGTGAGCCAGAAATGTCTAATTGGGCAAATACTTGGCGCGGCTTGCTTGATTACTTATTCCTTATAACACAATGGGATTCTGATGATAGGCGAAGCGTGGATCCGTTGGATgtttttgagaaagaaaacTCCATTAAAATCAGAGGTCTTTTGCGAATGCCTCCATC